In Halomonas alkalicola, the following proteins share a genomic window:
- a CDS encoding ArgE/DapE family deacylase — MLTEPEKRVMSTCDELFEETLCLTESLVRAYSTLGNEQEALEVMEAWYRQEGFTVKRVPMEASVLQIDQVEPSPIPARYNVMGMLNPESKGPHLVYNGHLDVVPAEPESLWTRPPWEPWRDGGWLYGRGAGDMKAGIAAMAMAVKAVRQAGIAIDHPLTLQTVIEEECSGHGALSCVKAGHAGDFVLIPEPFGAKLVSGQVGVLWFRIRLDGVPTHVLDTSAGSNAIEAITSLFAALKALEAEINALPRHSLYQDMEKPFNLNIGRIEGGDWASSVPAHACLEGRLGFPSEMAVNDAMKLVEACVEKAEAGLGKGISNLRVEFHGFRSEGVVVDMENSGIRLLGKCHHDLTGNAITSQALTCTTDLRAFHVHGGITGTCYGPVAENIHGVDERVDIESIRHVLKAYALFLCRWGRESHQELVVR, encoded by the coding sequence ATGCTTACCGAGCCGGAGAAGCGGGTCATGTCGACCTGCGATGAGCTCTTCGAGGAGACGCTTTGCCTGACGGAATCCCTGGTCAGAGCCTACAGTACGCTGGGCAATGAACAGGAAGCACTCGAGGTGATGGAGGCGTGGTATCGCCAGGAAGGATTTACGGTAAAGCGAGTGCCAATGGAGGCTTCTGTCCTTCAAATCGACCAGGTTGAGCCATCACCCATTCCGGCTCGATACAATGTGATGGGGATGCTCAATCCGGAGTCGAAAGGCCCGCATCTCGTCTACAATGGCCACCTCGATGTGGTGCCGGCTGAACCGGAATCTCTATGGACACGCCCGCCCTGGGAGCCCTGGCGAGATGGCGGCTGGCTCTATGGCCGGGGGGCGGGTGACATGAAGGCCGGTATCGCCGCCATGGCGATGGCTGTCAAGGCAGTTCGGCAGGCCGGCATCGCGATCGATCACCCCCTGACGCTGCAGACCGTCATCGAGGAGGAGTGCTCAGGGCACGGCGCTCTCTCCTGCGTCAAGGCTGGCCATGCCGGCGATTTCGTGCTGATTCCCGAGCCTTTCGGCGCCAAGCTGGTGTCCGGGCAGGTGGGCGTGCTGTGGTTTCGCATCCGCCTCGATGGCGTGCCGACGCATGTGCTAGATACCAGTGCCGGAAGCAACGCCATCGAGGCCATCACGTCACTCTTTGCTGCCTTGAAGGCCCTCGAGGCGGAGATCAATGCGCTGCCTCGGCACTCCCTCTATCAAGACATGGAAAAGCCGTTCAACCTGAACATAGGACGCATCGAAGGGGGTGACTGGGCCTCCAGCGTTCCCGCTCATGCCTGTCTGGAGGGCCGGCTGGGTTTCCCCTCCGAGATGGCCGTCAATGACGCCATGAAACTGGTGGAGGCGTGTGTCGAAAAGGCGGAGGCCGGCCTGGGGAAAGGCATCTCCAATCTCAGGGTGGAGTTTCACGGATTTCGCTCCGAGGGTGTGGTGGTCGACATGGAGAATTCTGGCATACGTCTGCTGGGAAAATGTCATCACGACCTGACAGGTAATGCGATCACCTCCCAGGCGCTGACGTGCACGACAGACCTGCGCGCATTTCACGTTCATGGTGGCATCACCGGGACCTGCTACGGACCCGTTGCCGAGAACATTCACGGCGTCGATGAGCGGGTCGATATCGAGTCTATCCGGCATGTGCTGAAAGCCTATGCCCTGTTCTTGTGCAGGTGGGGGCGAGAGAGCCATCAGGAGCTTGTGGTTCGGTAA
- a CDS encoding histone deacetylase family protein, with protein MKFFYHPDQERHAPPSFLLRGRQVASPEGPLRAQMLLEGLASLGIEVTSPETPDTPRLRERLSRIHTRRYLDFLETIHSRWSALPEATEVVSPNVHPCGGGHHYPRHPVGQAGWHMHDMACPLTAETFSGVMANAASAEAAADAVLAGDDSAYALCRPPGHHAGPDRAGGFCFLNNSALAAEVLRERHARVAILDVDLHHGNGTQDIFYDRGDVWTGSVHADPADFYPFFWGGVDEIGEGKGRGTNVNRPLPLGSDGVAFMAALDELIEAMTAFRPEALVVPLGLDAHREDPLAGLALETEDFQALGQRLAAIELPTVIVQEGGYPTEHLGNNLAAFIRGYTGSRAANGGS; from the coding sequence GTGAAATTCTTCTATCACCCGGATCAGGAGCGGCATGCGCCGCCGAGCTTCCTGTTGAGAGGCCGGCAGGTGGCATCGCCGGAGGGACCCCTGCGGGCTCAGATGTTGCTGGAAGGCCTGGCTAGCCTGGGCATCGAGGTCACGTCGCCGGAAACGCCGGATACCCCCCGCCTGCGTGAACGGCTGTCGCGGATCCATACCAGGCGCTACCTCGACTTCCTGGAAACCATCCACTCGCGCTGGTCGGCGCTTCCCGAGGCGACCGAGGTGGTATCTCCCAATGTGCACCCCTGCGGCGGCGGCCACCACTATCCCCGCCACCCGGTGGGCCAGGCGGGCTGGCACATGCACGACATGGCCTGCCCCCTGACGGCCGAGACGTTCAGCGGGGTCATGGCGAATGCCGCCAGCGCCGAGGCGGCGGCGGACGCGGTGCTGGCCGGCGATGACAGTGCCTACGCGCTGTGCCGACCGCCGGGGCATCATGCGGGGCCCGATCGCGCCGGCGGCTTCTGCTTCCTCAACAACTCGGCCCTGGCCGCCGAGGTGCTGCGCGAGCGCCATGCGCGCGTGGCAATCCTCGATGTGGACCTGCACCACGGCAATGGCACCCAGGACATCTTCTATGACCGTGGCGACGTCTGGACGGGATCCGTTCACGCGGACCCGGCCGACTTCTACCCCTTCTTCTGGGGCGGGGTCGACGAGATTGGAGAGGGGAAGGGCAGGGGCACCAACGTCAACCGTCCCTTGCCGCTGGGCAGCGACGGGGTCGCCTTCATGGCGGCGTTGGACGAGCTTATCGAGGCCATGACGGCGTTTCGGCCCGAGGCCCTGGTAGTGCCGCTGGGGCTGGATGCTCATCGTGAGGACCCGCTGGCCGGTCTGGCCCTGGAGACCGAGGACTTCCAGGCCCTGGGGCAGCGTCTCGCCGCCATCGAGCTGCCCACGGTGATCGTGCAGGAAGGGGGCTATCCCACCGAGCACCTGGGTAACAACCTGGCCGCTTTCATCCGTGGCTATACCGGTTCTCGGGCCGCCAATGGCGGCAGCTGA